From the Dermochelys coriacea isolate rDerCor1 chromosome 26, rDerCor1.pri.v4, whole genome shotgun sequence genome, one window contains:
- the ITPRIPL1 gene encoding inositol 1,4,5-trisphosphate receptor-interacting protein-like 1, which translates to MAVGSLLFLAVLAIVHHPLMVSDKQDPATVQRVQQQEQRLALEMTRLQLEFEQRNHEERPSPHQSLEPDQSQGEEEATALRVAAEQGPDNVAWDGWRYGVLVIILLVELCRPSMEPESSYDSSSEDVSSEEEEDDAEAASRGSCTQHPGFPDRAALELFYEQHLQGVSKDLASTCEFVAGLVNTLLEACRVLTYQTFLPELENCIGVASTFEGWCPHRDPKAYQVLVPLLAPKGHSFRLEMENAEGTLEKHGHVVVELECVCKRERLLGDVLCLLHHSEEDLSDNKQGPFRVHILCSSSHLDVRKTTLWFHSLVGKAWALIAHNYSFQLTAQPSASSCKLRLAYESRRALSIEIILGVQQGDSLVFLASHGAETGHLSSTVWVETFAVQEMLFFQLVSRYAPQDSCHLKCLQILIHLKECRLPTLENRILTTYHFKTALMRLLLLLPLSEWRPEQLAQRLQDILLYLHRGLEEKRLYHFLIGNSALPNQIPVPKACRNAEPLNLFQHLALEPAAHVQAMSEFLEVMEQVRALLPQRSKQQDSVDPRQ; encoded by the coding sequence ATGGCTGTGGGCAGCCTGCTCTTCCTGGCGGTGTTGGCCATCGTGCACCACCCCCTGATGGTCAGCGACAAGCAGGACCCGGCGACGGTGCAGCgggtgcagcagcaggagcagcggcTGGCCCTGGAGATGACGCGCCTGCAGCTGGAGTTTGAGCAGAGGAACCACGAGGAGAGGCCAAGCCCACACCAGAGCCTGGAGCCAGACCAGagccagggggaggaggaggccacAGCGCTGAGGGTGGCGGCCGAGCAGGGGCCCGACAACGTGGCCTGGGATGGGTGGCGCTATGGGGTGCTGGTCATTATCCTGCTCGTTGAGCTCTGCAGGCCAAGCATGGAGCCCGAGTCCAGCTACGACTCCAGCAGCGAGGATGtcagcagtgaggaggaggaagacgatGCCGAAGCAGCATCCAGGGGCTCCTGCACCCAGCATCCCGGCTTCCCAGACAGAGCGGCCCTGGAGCTCTTTTATGAACAACACCTCCAGGGAGTGTCCAAGGACCTGGCCAGCACCTGTGAGTTTGTGGCAGGCCTGGTGAACACCCTGCTGGAGGCCTGCCGAGTCCTCACCTACCAGaccttcctcccagagctggagaactGCATTGGCGTGGCCAGCACCTTTGAAGGCTGGTGCCCCCATAGGGACCCCAAGGCCTACCAGGTGCTCGTGCCCCTGCTGGCACCCAAGGGGCATTCCTTCCGCCTGGAGATGGAGAATGCGGAGGGCACCCTGGAGAAGCATGGCCATGTCGTGGTGGAGCTGGAGTGCGTGTGCAAGAGGGAGAGGCTGCTGGGGGACGTGCTGTGCCTCCTGCATCACTCCGAGGAAGACCTGAGTGACAACAAGCAGGGGCCCTTCCGTGTGCACATCTTGTGCTCCAGCTCCCACCTGGATGTGAGAAAAACCACCCTCTGGTTCCACAGCCTGGTAGGCAAGGCCTGGGCGCTCATAGCTCACAACTACAGCTTCCAGCTCACGGCCCagccctctgcctcctcctgcaAGCTCAGGCTGGCTTACGAGTCCAGGAGGGCCCTCTCCATCGAGATCATACTCGGGGTGCAACAGGGAGACTCTCTGGTCTTCCTGGCCAGCCACGGGGCTGAGACgggccacctgagcagcacaGTCTGGGTAGAGACCTTTGCTGTCCAGGAAATGCTGTTCTTCCAGCTGGTGAGCAGGTACGCCCCACAGGACAGCTGCCACCTGAAATGCCTCCAGATCCTCATCCACCTCAAGGAATGCAGGCTGCCCACTCTGGAAAACAGGATCCTCACCACCTACCACTTCAAAACTGCCCTGATGCGCCTTCTGCTCCTCCTGCCGCTGTCGGAATGGCGCCCGGAGCAGCTAGCTCAGAGGCTACAGGACATCCTCTTGTACCTGCACCGTGGCCTGGAGGAGAAACGCCTCTACCACTTCCTGATCGGAAACAGCGCCCTGCCCAACCAGATCCCTGTCCCCAAGGCCTGCCGGAACGCTGAGCCGCTCAACCTCTTCCAGCACCTGGCACTGGAGCCTGCTGCTCATGTCCAGGCAATGAGCGAGTTCTTGGAAGTGATGGAGCAAGTGAGGGCACTACTCCCACAGCGCAGCAAGCAGCAAGACAGTGTGGATCCAAGGCAATGA